The following is a genomic window from Flavobacterium crassostreae.
GTTTATGTTAGCGCGCTTCATAACCTTCATTAAATCTTTCATTAATTCGCCGGAGGCTTCTTTTTGAATGTACACTTTGTCTATAGTTGTTCCCGCCTGTACGGCCTCAATGATAGCTCTAATTCCAAAAATTTGATGTTCTTTTTCCATGCTACAAAGATATAAAAAAAAACCACCAGCGGAAACTGGTGGTTTAAAATAATAGGGTGTATAAGGATTAGTTTTTATCCCAAAATATACGATTTTTTAACTTGTCTCCGCCAATGGCAAGAACGGCATCTTTGTAGTTTTTGCCATTAACTGTTTGCTCATTTATAGGATAGGTTAATCTTTTTGGTACTTCTCCTTCTGCTTCAGAGTAGGCTTTTGCTGGTGCAACTAATACCGGCGAATTTAATCTTCGGTACATTGTCCATGCTTCAAAACCTCTATTGTAAAAAGCAATCCACTCTTGTGTTGCTATTTTTTCTTCTGCAGTAGCGCCAGCAGCGGTAGCAAAACTAACATCTGGATTGGCTAAATAGCCTGCAGCTTGATTGGCAATCCCCCAGCTTTCAAAAGAGGCTGTAATTGCTTTATTGTAATAGTATTCTGTATTGTTTCCTACAGAAATGCCTTTGGCAGCAGCTTCGGCTAAGTAAAAGTTTACCTCCGTAGCTTCTAGCAATTGGGAAGGAAATTCAGGAACCGTCAAAATTGGATTAACATGCGAAAAGTTGTTGTAATTATTGGTAGTACCATATACGCCTCCTAAATAACTAGTGTCTTCTAGAGCCGTAAAGTAACGGGTTCTTCTTGGGTCTTTTAGAAAATTCATTTTGTCTACAATGGTTGCTGCTATTACAAAATCATTTCTGTTAGAGGCTACTAGGTTTTCGTAGATAGGGTTGTAATTTGGTGCAGATACAGCATATTCAAAGGTTGCATTATTTGCATTGGTCAATATTACACCACTATTGTAAGCGCTTTCTATTGTAGATTTAGCCAAAGTAGGGTTAGATTCTATAAGGTTTACACCGATTTTTACTTTTAAAGAATTTGCAAATAATTTCCATTTTGCAACGTCACCATTATAAATGATGTCTCCTGATGGGAACGATTTATTTGCAGTATCAAAATTAGCAATTGCAGCATCAAGACGTACAATTAACTTAGAGTAAATAGTTGCAGCATCGTCATATTTTGGCAAAACATTTGTTTTTGGATCCAAAGATTCAGTATACGGAACATCACCAAAAGAGTCTACCAATACTTGGTAGGTATAGACTTGTAATACATCTATGATGGCTAGTTTGTTTCTTTGTTCTACAGAAGCTTTGGTATCTGCAGCTGTAGTTTCTTGGATAATGTTTTTGGCAGACTCCAGACCACCCAATACGGTGGCGTACATAATTCTCCAATGACGATCTGCAATAGATCGGGAGCTAATTCTATATCTAGACTCAGTTGTGTATTGAGTTGCTGCTAGATATTGTGGAAAATATCTAAAAATGGCACCCTCATTTACGTTTGGACTTGATAATTGTTTGGTTAGCTCTTTTTGAGAATTTGCTAATAATGTTTCTGCTGGTACGTTGTATGCGGCGTCTTTGTTCTCGTTGAAATCAACGCTATCATTTACGCAACTTGTCATAAATAACGACAATATTGCTATTGAAAATATACTTTTTTTCATTGTTTAGAATTTTACTTTTACGTTAAATGAATATACTTTAACCGAAGGCATAACTCCAGACTGGAAGCCTTGTATGTTACCTGAAGAGGTTCCTGCTTCAGGATCTGCGTCTGGTAAATTTTTGTGTATAATCCAAACATTATTACCTATCACGCTAAAGGACATGTCTTTAATGAAAGCGTCTTTAAGGTATTTTGTTGGCATAGAATAGGTAAACCCAATCTCTCTTAATTTAACATACGACGCATCGTATACATAGTTGCTGTTTGGGTTTGCAGATACTCCAAATCCTTCCCCAAATGCCTCACTTGAATCCGAAGCATTTACACGTGTTGTGTTTGGTACATAATTGTTGTCTTTGTCCAACATTACTCCTGGATTGATGTATCCACCACCATTACTTAAGCTGTTTCTTACTGGGTTACCCAAATCATTTATGTAAGCAGTTTGGGTGCTAATTCCG
Proteins encoded in this region:
- a CDS encoding SusD/RagB family nutrient-binding outer membrane lipoprotein; its protein translation is MKKSIFSIAILSLFMTSCVNDSVDFNENKDAAYNVPAETLLANSQKELTKQLSSPNVNEGAIFRYFPQYLAATQYTTESRYRISSRSIADRHWRIMYATVLGGLESAKNIIQETTAADTKASVEQRNKLAIIDVLQVYTYQVLVDSFGDVPYTESLDPKTNVLPKYDDAATIYSKLIVRLDAAIANFDTANKSFPSGDIIYNGDVAKWKLFANSLKVKIGVNLIESNPTLAKSTIESAYNSGVILTNANNATFEYAVSAPNYNPIYENLVASNRNDFVIAATIVDKMNFLKDPRRTRYFTALEDTSYLGGVYGTTNNYNNFSHVNPILTVPEFPSQLLEATEVNFYLAEAAAKGISVGNNTEYYYNKAITASFESWGIANQAAGYLANPDVSFATAAGATAEEKIATQEWIAFYNRGFEAWTMYRRLNSPVLVAPAKAYSEAEGEVPKRLTYPINEQTVNGKNYKDAVLAIGGDKLKNRIFWDKN